The genomic interval CCGACGCAACTCGGACGGCCTACGGCAAAGGAGCATTTGGACAAGGATGTTTGATGGCGCGACGATTGATCGAGCGTGGTGTCCCGTTGGTGGAAGTCAGCATGGGGAACGGCTTGGGCTGGGACACACACGCCAATAACTTCGATCAAGTCAAGCAGCTCAGCGGTGAACTGGACGCCGGCTGGGCAACCTTGATGAACGAGTTACAAGACCGCGGGTTGCTGGAACGCACCACCATCCTGTGGGCGGGCGAATTTGGCCGCACGCCGAAGATCAACCCAAGCGGTGGTCGCGACCACTTCCCCCAAGCATTCACGTGCGTGATGGCCGGCGGTGGCGTGGCCGGCGGTCAGACCTACGGTCAGACGAGTGACGATGGAATGGATGTCACCGACGGAAAAATGAATCAGCAGGACTTACTCGCCACCTTGTGCCAAGCATTGGGCGTCGATCCCTCGACCGAGAATATCGCCGAAGGAGGAAGGCCGATTCGGATCGCGGAAGGCAACGTGATCCGAGAGGTCTTGAGCTGATGCATCAACCTCGGCTGTATTGGCGATCAGCAGTTCTTATCGCTTGCCTGTTCGTGCTGGGAATCTCTGGATGTGGAGTGCATAGCCCTAGGCCGGTGCCTGAGTCGGAAACGCAAGGGTCCGAGAACGTGAAACCGTCGATCGAGGTCGAGCCGACCAAGGACTCCGTTGAAGTTGAGTTCACTGAGGATGTTGTCACTGAGCAAACCACCTCTGAGCAAACCACCTCTGAGCAAGCGACTACTGCACCAGACGCTACAGAACAAATGGCGGCCGAGCCCGAGCCACGAGAGGCCGTGTCGATGACGCCCGAGACCCAGACCACCGATTCCGAGGCAATGGTCGAGGAAAACGATATCGCCAAGAATGAGCCGGTGAGCGAACACGACGAACCGTCGGTGGCCCCAGATTCCAATTCCGACTCGCCCGTTCGATTGTATTTGCCGACCACGGCGGGCATCTTACTGGTCGATGTCGACATTCGGATCGGCGACCTGTCTCTCGGTCAAGCTCATCAGCGCAGAATCGCACGTGTGATGGCGGACGCGGTTGGAGAACCACAGGGTGATGGTGACGAAGCCGAGTCGTTGAGTTGGCGAACGCTGTTTGAGTACGTTCGCTCACATCCCGAACAGTTTGGCAACCGACAGACGTTCACACCGGCGCAGTACAAAGACATGGAGCGTCGGTACGATGCCAACCGAAATCTCCAACCGGATCACGAGGAAGTCGCTCGGCTTGTTTTTGGAGTCAACTCAGTGGGCGGTCCCTTTCGCTTGACCGGCACGGACTACTATCGCAATGCCAATCGACGACAATCCAAGCTCTTGTCGGCGATCGATCTGAACCAGGACAGCGTCCTGGAACCGAGCGAAATTGACTCGGCCGAGCGATCGCTACAACGTCTGGATCGCAACGGCGACAGACGGTTGGATCGCGACGAAGTGTTACCGACACCGGCGGCAAACGACCCAGCATGGAAGCGCAGTCGATCAAGTCGCCATGGTCAAGTCGCAATGGATCTGGAAGGCTTCGTCGATTGGTCGATGATGGCCTATTCATTCGACTCGTCACGGCTGAATTCACCTTTGGGAAAAAATCCCGGCGCGGTATCAAACCTGGATGCGGATCAAGACGGCTTGGTCAATAAAGATGAGATCCAGCAGTTGCGAACCGCAGTGGCGGACCTAGTTTTGGAGCTGAAGTTCGACAGCGAAGAATCCTCGCAACCCTTTTTCAACCTTGTCAGTGCAGCAGATGATGTTCGACAAACGATGCAACTGCACGATAATGGGCGATCGATCGCGTTCACTGATGACTCTGCGACACCACCGATGAAGATCACCTTTTCGGCAAAGGATACCTTGGGACAAACTCAACGCATTCCCTTGGAAGCGTTCGAGATGCTTGATGCGAATTCGGACGGCGGACTGGACGAGAAGGAGTTCCCCGATGTGCCGGACGAGTCGTTTTCATTCGAGCGACTGGATGCCGATGGTGACGGCAAGGTCACTTTAGCGGAAATCAATCGTCGACGTGTCGATGACGCATTGCTTTGGCGAGTCCAAGTGCGAGCGCGAGGCGCCGAGTCACGCGACGCGATTTTTGCATGGTTGGACCAGGACGGTGATGGATCGCTCTCGGAACGCGAGTTGCGATTCAGCGGTCGTCGACTGAATTTCGGCGAAGGCGTAGCACTCGACCACGCGTCGCTGCCCGATGCATATGAAGTCGAGTTCTTGCGAGGTGACCCATCAAGTGATGACCAAAGCTTTCGCGAAGCAATGCCGACGCGAGAGACGGACAGCGGCAACATGCAGACTTGGGCACGCATGACCGACAGCAACCAAGACGGCGAGATCTCGCGTGGAGAGTTCATCGGAACCGAAAAACAGTTTGACGCATTGGACCGAGACGCGGATGGATTCATCACGGCGTCAGAAGCGTCAGTGAATTAGCGGATGATTCATGCGGATGATTGTTTTTAGCGCAAACAGATTCATGACAATGAGTTGTGACATCGTTGGGAAATGCAGATTGTTTTTCACAACCCGACGCGTAAGCGAGGGATTTACCGAGTATCCCTCGCTGACGCGTCGGGTTATGAATAATCCGGGCTAGTGCATCATCCGGTCTTGATTTGGGGGTTAGCCGTTTTGGCGTTAGCCACGGTTGTGTCACGAAAACCGTGGCTAACGCCAAAACGGCTCATCTACCGAACCCACGTTCTAAGACTGGACGATGCACTAGGGGTGGACTGCTCAAAGTTTGGTGTTGACATTGTTTTTTCAGTCCATGTTTTTGTTCCATGCATCGCAATCAAAGTGAGCCTCAGGCGCTAGCCGTGGGCCGGCACCACAATCCGCCTCAGGCCCACGGCTAGCGTCTGAGGCTCACTGGGGGCCACCAGCTGCGCCGGGCAGCAGCCTCAGGCGCTAGCCGTGGGCCGGCACCACAATCCGCCTCAGGCCCACGGCTAGCGCCTGAGGCTCACTGGGGGCCACCAGCTGCGCCGGCAGCAGCCTCAGGCCCACGGCTAGCGCCTGAGGCTCACTGGGGGCCACCAGCTGCAGCCTCAGGCCCACGGCTAGCGCCTGAGGCTCACTGGGGGCCACCAGCTGCAGCCTCAGGCCCACGGCTAGCGCCTGAGGCTCACTGGGGGCCGCCAGCTGCGCCGGCAGCAGGGACATAAACTTGCGCAAACCCAAAAAGACACAACACCAAACTTTGAGCAGTCCAGCGACAATCGTCGTTCGACTTTCCAAGTCGAAAACGAACACCACCACCCGTTGATTTCGTCATACAGAGCATGGACCTACGGTTAATCAGCTCAACTGTTGCTGAAAGCGGTCAAACAGGTAGTGGCTATCGTGGGGCCCCGAGGAGGCTTCCGGGTGATACTGGATCCCGAATGCATTGTGTTCGCGGTGACGAATGCCAGCGATCGTGTCGTCATTCAAGTGGCGGTGGGTGATCTCCAGGCAATCCGGCAGCGATTCTTCTTCGACCGCGAACCCGTGATTCTGAGTCGTGATTTCGACTTTGCCGGTCGTCAAATCAAATACCGGCTGGTTCGCACCGCGATGTCCGAATTTCAACTTGAACGTTTTTGCGCCGCAAGCCAGAGCGAGTAATTGATGCCCCAGGCAAATTCCAAAGATCGGTTTTTTGCCGACCAACTGGCGAATCGTATCATGCGCGTAGGTGAGCGGTTCTGGGTCACCCGGTCCGTTGGACAAAAAGATCCCATCGGGCTCGAGCGCCAAGACTTCGTCGGCACCTCGGTTTCCGGGAATGATCGTGACGCGATTCCCACGCGAGACGAAGTGGCGAGGGATGTTCCACTTCATTCCAAAGTCGAGGCAGACGATATGCTTGCCGGCTGGAGCTTGGCCTTGTCGTCGTTGATTGATTTCGATTTCAGACCATTCATCCAGTCGTGAATCCCAGCCGACGACGGAGTCAGGCACAACTTCGCTGACCAAATCGCGTCCAACCATACTGGGCGACGCCTTGGCTTTGGCGATCAGGCTTTCGTCGTTCAGATCGGTGGTGGAGATCACGCCTCGCATTGCCCCGACCGTTCGGATGCGTCGCACCAAGGCTCGCGTATCGATTCCTGAGAGTGCGATCACGCCGTGTTGTTTCAGGTACGAACCCAAGTCGCCGTTTGCGCGATAATTGCTGTACACGCGGCTTTCTTCACGGACGATGAATCCGGAGAGTGCTGGGGATTCGTGTTCCACGTCGATCGCGTTGACGCCGTAGTTGCCGATTTCAGGATAAGTCATCGTGACGATCTGGCCGCAATAACTTGGGTCCGTCAGGATTTCCTGGTAACCGGTCATCGAAGTGTTGAAAACGACTTCTCCGGCAATTTCACCTTCGGCACCGAACGCGTGTCCGGCGTAAATCGATCCGTCTTCGAGGGCTAGCTTGGCAGTTGCGGGCATGATTTGGCAGATCGCAGATGCGGGAAACAAGGCAAGGGTGATTGGATGCCTGAGGATACCCCGCAAATCGAATTTACAGAATCCCTCAGGTGTCGATCAAATCGTCGGGAGACAGGATAGGGATCGCGTTTTCCTCGGTCTCCTGCTTTTCCCGCCAAGGTTTGCTCTCCTTGTAGCTCTCCAGTTCTTCTTTGAGTTGGTCCAATTGCTCGTTTTCTTCCGCAGTTCCCTGCTCAACGGCTTTGGTGCTCCACTCGATAGCCTTTTCAAAATTGCCAACTTCGGCGTGCGCCGCGGCCAGTGTACTGAGAATGTGCGCCTCCTTGGCTTCGGTCAGCTCGACCGCTTTTTCGGCCAATTCCAGCGAGCGTTTTCCGTTTCGCACGCCATCTTTGGGAGAGGTAGCCAGTACCCACGCGAGGTTGTTCAGGATGCCCGAGAGGATCACGGGATCGGCATCGTCGCCCGAGGCCTTGATGGCTCGCTCGTAGTCCTCGATCGCTTTGGTGTGATCGCCGACCGAGAGAAAAGTGTCGGCGCGGAGGCGTAGGACGTTGACGTTCTTGGGGTCGCGGTCGATGACGATCGTCATCGGTTCCAGGGCCAAGCGAGGCCGGTCGTCTTGGAGATACAGATTGGCAAGTTGCAATTGGCGGTAGTCCGCCGATGGATCACGCGAGACAAGTTCTTTCATATCGTTGATCGCATCGGCCATTCGCTTTTCTTCGATGGCGATCAAGCAGCGTACAAAGATCGCTTGTTCAGAAGACGCGACTTGAGGGGCGATTTTGATGGCGGCTTCCAAGTCATCCTTGGCGCTCTTGACGTCTTCTCGGCCGATCGACATTTCGGCTCTTTGCAGCAAGGAGATGGGATCTTTGGGTTGCAGCGCCAAGGCTTTGTTGAAGTCCGCCATGGCTTCATCTTCTTTCAAAGCCATCCGATTCAGGATCGCTCGCATCCGATAGAGTCCTTCGCTCGGTTTGGCTTCCAGTGCTTT from Stieleria varia carries:
- a CDS encoding EF-hand domain-containing protein, yielding MKPSIEVEPTKDSVEVEFTEDVVTEQTTSEQTTSEQATTAPDATEQMAAEPEPREAVSMTPETQTTDSEAMVEENDIAKNEPVSEHDEPSVAPDSNSDSPVRLYLPTTAGILLVDVDIRIGDLSLGQAHQRRIARVMADAVGEPQGDGDEAESLSWRTLFEYVRSHPEQFGNRQTFTPAQYKDMERRYDANRNLQPDHEEVARLVFGVNSVGGPFRLTGTDYYRNANRRQSKLLSAIDLNQDSVLEPSEIDSAERSLQRLDRNGDRRLDRDEVLPTPAANDPAWKRSRSSRHGQVAMDLEGFVDWSMMAYSFDSSRLNSPLGKNPGAVSNLDADQDGLVNKDEIQQLRTAVADLVLELKFDSEESSQPFFNLVSAADDVRQTMQLHDNGRSIAFTDDSATPPMKITFSAKDTLGQTQRIPLEAFEMLDANSDGGLDEKEFPDVPDESFSFERLDADGDGKVTLAEINRRRVDDALLWRVQVRARGAESRDAIFAWLDQDGDGSLSERELRFSGRRLNFGEGVALDHASLPDAYEVEFLRGDPSSDDQSFREAMPTRETDSGNMQTWARMTDSNQDGEISRGEFIGTEKQFDALDRDADGFITASEASVN
- the carA gene encoding glutamine-hydrolyzing carbamoyl-phosphate synthase small subunit translates to MPATAKLALEDGSIYAGHAFGAEGEIAGEVVFNTSMTGYQEILTDPSYCGQIVTMTYPEIGNYGVNAIDVEHESPALSGFIVREESRVYSNYRANGDLGSYLKQHGVIALSGIDTRALVRRIRTVGAMRGVISTTDLNDESLIAKAKASPSMVGRDLVSEVVPDSVVGWDSRLDEWSEIEINQRRQGQAPAGKHIVCLDFGMKWNIPRHFVSRGNRVTIIPGNRGADEVLALEPDGIFLSNGPGDPEPLTYAHDTIRQLVGKKPIFGICLGHQLLALACGAKTFKLKFGHRGANQPVFDLTTGKVEITTQNHGFAVEEESLPDCLEITHRHLNDDTIAGIRHREHNAFGIQYHPEASSGPHDSHYLFDRFQQQLS